In the genome of Rhopalosiphum padi isolate XX-2018 chromosome 1, ASM2088224v1, whole genome shotgun sequence, the window taaaatattttgagaaaaagTCACAGTatccaatattttaatgttgcaGAATTAATTACTAAAACCATACATACaaaatccattattattttctactgattgtattattaaatttaaataattgaaaattagctTGAAGAATTTTGGATATCAATCAAAGCAGAGTTTTCAAAATATCAGAAGaagtataaatagttttactgcaattttcaacttcatatatttgtaaatttaattttaaactttctatACACTTAACCATTAACACCAAGGGAAAAGCTTTTCAGACTAGAAGAAGAAATACAAGTTGTACTGTCATCTATCTATCCTTGTAGcagtaaaattagaaaaaaaaatagccaaATATATcactgaattttaaattttatgaatatgactaaatttataaatagttatacatttttttaatattccatttaaatatattataataaaaaatatgttgctgacacaaataaattaagaacCACAGTAATAGTATACAAAGTGTGAACAGAAAatcaagaaatatatattttcttactatagccaaaaaaattaaaatcagtgGAAAAACTAATGCACACCTCAACAGTTTAAATTCAAAggctcataaaataaattttccctGTTTCGTAAAATTCAGCATACATTTAAAGTACTCTGAATTTATGCATAATAGATGGAGCCTCTAGTTGTAACATTGTCTATTCAATatctaactataataaatacatataattcacTACACATTTACtttgtttttatcaaattattcagCACTCAgttgaataatgataaattatagaaaCTGTAACCGGGATGTCCTCTAGcagctaaatatatatatacaacatggTATACTCCAGGTATGAAACATATGAAGCCGGCGATGAAAAACACTATTGGATGATAATTTGTGTTCGGAGTTAACTGCACAATTATAGCCACTGATAATAATACTGTGAACAgacataaatcaaaatatttgaattattaagattggacaatgTAGTCGCATAGTATTAAAAGTTTTCATATGTTTTCATATTCATAgagttaaaaatgaatattaatgtttatttattagtttatgttGAAGGTTGCCCATATTAAGATAACATCATATCATTCATATCCGAATatgttgtcttcgtcttactaacatacatcatagcaaatttgtgttcagcataatgttgttagctttaatattggaatcaatttacctattatcaaatttaaaggtaagaatattatttaggacATTACTTaggcttttattttaaaatgaaaacatcaATAAAAGGATATGTGGTATTCGTGATACGTGATATAagtaatattcttacttttaagttagataatagataaatttgcTGCAATAAATACATGAGGATATAATGTTCTCTTAATAAgatgaattaaacattttaaatcttgtacattaatattttttaaattgtacaattaacATATAATCATAGATATCATAGTAATATTGACATCATTACATCaataaaaagtagttttatttttttaactaattttacatTGATAAAGGGAATCTATTTGTAACTTGGCAATTCTGCGATGATATGCACAGtacagtttaataatttaattggataaaaaatacaaatatttaaataataataaaacatgaattatttttaatactgtttTCTGGATATTCCCATCCCTACTTTATACGATTATAagtcatatataaataattaccagtTCCAATAATGAGTAAAATAACAGCAGCTAATACAACACGCCAATTCTCTCGTACTTGAGGATGATGCCAACACCAATTCTTTTGGTTAGAATATGCTGTTGAATTGTAAATCAATGAATCACTGTCTCGAGATAATGTCTAGAAtggaaatatatacatttttaaatgttaagtatttattgaaaaatacatatataaatatttagtgaataataatatgcaatacttACATCTTCAAATTTTTTTGTTCTTGAAATCGATTCATTTTCAATACCACCATAATTAGTTAATTTGGTTTGTCCAGGCGACTGTAAAGGTGAATTTCCTAAACTAGACACATATACTTTTATATCATCAATTGGTTCATCTTCAAATGCATCGTCGATTGAGAATCTTTTACTGTAAGACATAGTTCACGAATTacttttataccatattattaaatagtaagttTGATTCAATTTAGCATTTTCGATACTGTTATTACAGGTGAACAGTGAAAACTCAATACTGAAATACTGAATAACTAGAATAACACATTGAAGGTTTTCGGTAAGAAACTTTCAGGAaggtattaatactattaataattcataatgaatataaaaataaatatattatttataaagtttttaaaacattataatatttactcgaGAATCAAGATGTGATTATCTGATTACCGTTATCAATGTTcacataattatttgataatattttaaaaatgataacttaAACAAAAACATCATTCTTCAATCTTTTTgactcataataataaaataacttttatttgtgtttacatttattttttgttccgaAAATgtcttagtttttaatatttgtattttattatttatttgtttgttaataatctgaatcaATCAATGTGATCGTGTGTGTTGTTCAAGTTAATTTAGGATGAAAGAAAAAATGCCGCCATTCAAACGTAAGAAAACGACAGGAAAATCTTTTCCTGTCAAAGTGTGTACATTAGATGCCGAATTGGAATTTAACCTAgaggtaaattataaatttgttacacTTGAGtatgtactataatttttactgtataaaaatattcgtttagTTGAAAGCTACTGGTCGAGATCTTTTCGACTTAGTGTGCCGTACCATTGGATTACGAGAAACCTGGTATTTTGGGTTGCAGTATGAAGATTCGAAAGGATTTATTGCTTggttaaaattagataaaaaaggTACactcaatatataaaaataaaatataattgtaaattaataaattgtgttataGTACAAGATCAAGGAATTCCTCAACAAACAACAATGCCATTTATGTTCCTCGCAAAATTTTACCCTGAAGAAGTAGCTGAAGAACTTGTTCAAGAAGTTACTcaacacttattttttttacaagttaatCGTGCCATTTTAGCAATGGATATTTATTGTCCACCAGAAGCTTCAGTGTTATTAGCTTCATATGCTGTACAAGCAAAAGTagaagaaatttagaaattatattctttcttaggttatacatttaatttatttacttgaaTCTGTTTAGTATGGTGATTACGACGAAGGCACTTATAAGCCAGGAATGCTTGCCAGTGAAGAGTTATTACCTCAAAGAGTAATTGATCAATATCAAATGACAGCAGAAATGTGGGAAGAGCGAATTAAAGTTTGGTATGCTGACCATAGAGGAATGTCAAGGGATGAAGCtgaaattgaatatttgaaaatcGCTCAAGATTTAGATATGTATGGTGTAAATTATTTTCCCATAAGTGTGAGTTAAAATAGTTTGTTAAACTAtactaattttaacttttattaattatgaccttttggatttttaaataatatagaacaaaAAAGATACAGATTTGTGGTTAGGAGTTACATCTTTAGgacttaatatttatgaaaaagagAACAAATTAACTCCAAAAACAACATTCCAATGGTCTGAAATTAGACATGTTAGTTttgatgataaaaaatttactattaaaccTGTTGATAAGACGTCaccaaattttgtatttttttcacacAAAGTTCGAATGaataaattggtaaataaaaaataaaattactatcaaTTAagaaatttttgttaattatgcatattttttttttcagattttagACCTGTGTATAGGAAATCATGATCTTTTTATGAGAAGACGTAAACCAGATTCAATGGAAGTACAGCAAATGAAAACGCAAGCAAAAGAAGAAAAGTCTaggtaactattaaataataataaccatattttaaattatttattaaaattaggtattatattatttattagacggCAAATTGAGCGTAATAAGTTGGCGCGTGAAAAACAGTTAAGAGAAATTgcagaaaaagaaaaatcaatTATGGAACAACGATTGATGCAATACCAAGAAGAAATCCGTTTGGCAAATGAAGCATTAGTTAGTATTTTTAAGAGTTTTACCTagaaaatgtgataaaaaatatcaatgctACCAATACATTTTACAGAGACGATCTGAAGAGACTGCTGATCTTTTGGCTGAAAAGTCCCGAGTTGCAGAAGAAGAAGCTATGTTGTTAGGTCAAAAAGCCTCTGAAGCTGAACATAAAATTACTCAATTTCGTTTGACTGCACTTAAAGTATgattagaaatataaaacagatatattttatttttacaattagagTATCTGACATTTGTTGTGTACATTTTACTATGTTTAATGTATAGACTGAAGAAGAAAAAGTAAGTCTTGAACGGAAAACACGGGAAGCTGAACAATTGACTGCTCGACTTGTAGATGAATCTGAAAGACGAGCAGCTGAAGCAAATAAACTTAAAGAAGAGTTACTTAGAGCTCGTGTTGCTGAAAAACAAGCAAAAGAAAAATTGCTGGAGTTCCTTTCTAGAAATGCATATGTTAATACTGTACGTTAtagtttctatattttaattttaatcatatttttttattactttgttaattatatacttgaatttttggtttgatttttaatttagagtGTTTCAAGTTTGTATTCAGTGTCAAGTAGCTCAGTACTAGACCTTCCTGCTGATCTTCATGCATTAAGATTAAATGCAAATTCACCATCACTTTCTCTTACTCATTCTACTCCACCAGCACTTGTAGATCATCATTTACCAGCTTATGACTTTATTGCTGATAATGATATGGAACAGCTATCATTAGAAATTGAAAAAGAAAGGTTAGGTTATCAACTGTCTACTTTTGTCACTAATCAGacaataattgtgtttaaatatgtttatatgtatacagagttcaatatttagaaaaaagcaaAAACCTTCAAGATCAACTAAGAgatttaaaaacagaaattgAAGTGCTTAAAGTAGATGAAAAGCAATGTGAATTGGATATGTTACATGATGAACAAGTGCGTCTCGGAGAAAACAAATACTCTAcactaaaaaaagtaaataatttaatttataataagtttagttattaaacttatcattttttttttaatattgtgaaaatgtatatacaattaggCGCGCGGATCTAGAAATTAAATAAGGGGGgtgctaaataaaaaaatttacttcaaGCACATAAAAGCATAGGCATTAagtttaagttttgaaatattttaagtaagttaCTTAGGCCTAAGGGAGTGGCTTCAGCCCCCATTGCCCCTCCCTTGTATCCGTGACTGTATACAATTAATGCTTTAAATTGAACTTACAAAATCAAattgaatactaaatattaaattatattatattgattataattagttaattaggctttatatttaccatattaagataataaaggttaattattatgttaatacagtaaaatcccgttataacgaaCTCAGGggaccaaatttttttttcgttgtaacgaaaattcgaataagctctttataagccctgcttttcAGCAGAGAACTTCTAAGACTTTCGTTATAACgagattttttgttttattggtatttattgtaacgggaatttactgtatattaCTTGAACTTAGATGCAACCAAGTATTTCTAGTCTAAAATTGTGTTATGAGTATAATCTTATCCTTtcttttttgaatttgaatttactCTTTTTAGAGAAAACTatagaaatctataaataaatatacactaagctaaaaaattattaaataaaaaaaaaatatttaaaatgtatataaatcattgtaaattcaATGAGAATTAATGTATCTTCAaagttaaagataatattttttggagtatttgGATTTCTAATATGAATaccttcttttatttttaaaccacaaatatttcttagtaaatatttcaatacaaaaaaCTCTTTATAGGTTTGTTTCAtttgtatatcataatttatactaaatagttttaaaatgttctaagcTTGTTGCCTATTCCCACTATTCAAATTTTTGGCAGTGAGTCTGTCAGCTATAGCTAACATTGAATACAtttcattgaataatttaaaattcaaataatataatgtaaaattgtaagtCCAATatgaagttatttaaaatattaaattatgtaccacttcttaaaaattaaatttaacagtaGTTACAATtatgttaagttatttttacataattttaatttaatactctgAATTTTTTCCACTTTACccaaataattactttatgttATGGTTAATAATCAGTTATCACAATGTTTAGAagtgttgttaattattaactattatatactaagtaattaaaatagtctgaaactaaatttaaaagttaaaatttgacttgctattaattttacattgtcATTATAATGACTTTGATTAACTGAACAGAAAATAACTAGAATAAATATTCTCCTTTATTTGTATAAgactttattatatctattctatatgctaatttttcaaatattaaataggtgaAGTGCGGATCAACCAAGGCTCGTGTGGCATACTTTGAAGAGTTATgacaaatcaaaatcaaaattatagaaTCTCCAACACATCGATCACGCAATACAAATGTATGTACAAATACTTGTGCGTATATCttgtttttacttataaacGAACAAAATAAACCACATATAGCgggaaaactaataatttatactctttaaataatgttttgttcATCACCTAACGAACAATgtcaatcaaataaaaatatattagttttattttacttatttccttgcacttagttttattttagaaaacaaaattGGTACATAAGATAGATGTAACATAGATTGAACGACTGAGTTTTTTCCTTTTACTATTAGAAtctattaacttataaattatattactttttgaatttattaagattttaaacatttttataaatcatcgtTAGTATTGGAATACCTAATaagtatagtatacataaattataaatattgtctaCCATAGTTAATTacgttgttaaaaatataataaattgtaaaagtattcaaaaataaaaatagcattttATGTTTTCTTTTAAACTATTAGTAATTGGTagtaatattttgaacttatttttttattccttttaataaaaacaaaaatattttgatttacatgTGTTctaaatattgtgtatagttgcatgtaatataatacacgaaaGAGTTAATAAGTAACATAATGAAGATATAGTATTTTAGTTACCaagtattcttaaaaataaattaaccatatgactaaaatcattttaataaatattaaaaaaaaaaaatccttttgactgagaaattgtatttacaaactactaaattaatatagggatatgagaattaaaaaaagttgaaaatctaTTGTATTtttcggtatattataatatcaaaacacaTGAGTTTATCTATCAGTTTCATATAAGGTGCATAAAAATGTGGTCAATATTTAACTTAGttattctactttttttttttaatttttattatgttggtgtatcagtatattatttaaacaaaagttaACTGGCGCGGtacaagtatatacattttaattcaaaacagGTGGTGCCGTCAACTGATggcaatttttgttaaattattcagatacataaataagtaattatttttaaactaagttTCTTATTGCTTCTTCaaacagattgtaaatatcttgtagaaataaaaaaaaagaaatgtacaAGTTAAattctgattattttttataccactgctttgttatacaatatttcaagaaaaatgggttaatttaatttacataattggaCCATAGTAGATCAGCAATTAGGCAGTATCAACAAAAACACTGCATACAATATGTCCAAGATGCAATTTATGATATGAAATCATAACCttacagtttaatttattttaacaaataggcCATTAAACTTAAATGTGAAAATGTagttaaaagcttaaaaaaatattataatttgtagttacattattcattaattacacaaatattaagTGTTATGTGACAATGTGAGCATtacctactatagtactatataattattataattttaaatttactactgAACTGTAATACTTACCTTTTCACTTTTGTTATCATCTTATCATAGTACATTATCACCATTTATGTAAGTTACCATAGCTATTTTTTTACCACGcttttttggtttttgttttgattttttcacaatatttagaaattagttCGTTTGCATGTCATTATTTACGAGGAAACTGAAAAATCTATACGAATGGTAAGtatttatttgcattattttcATCACATTTACTAACGTAGCGTCTTAGCGTGATATCAAATTGATGTGTCcttacagaataaaataatttaagttgtaaCTGAAGGAATTTGAAATGAACTGTATAatgaatagtaatatattagaccgttttaatttagttttattaaaatttaatcaataatttttaaggttCATGCTAAGTaggaatgttttaaaaaaatatttttttgatattctgTTTAAAGTATGTGTTGTAAATTATCATATCTATAACACAATCATAAATTcaagtttattttatgtttttgtctttaagaaaattatttgaaatttgtttcacatgtaaatcaattatttataggcATCGAGTTTTGCACATCAATACTAAGAAATTCAGTACTTCAAAAGCAATGGCTAAAAGCAAATATGAATATGTACGAACATTTGAGTTTGAAGACAGATGCTTACAGAATTGTTGGATCGTTGTGCGATTGGATGGCCGTTCGTTTCATAGGTCTGTTTTAAACTTTTCATTGATTTATTGATGGATACAATCAACTAATATAGTCTATgagtatcaaacattttttttttacatttactttACTATCTtagtattgataaaataatgagtaCCTAAATAGTTGGTAATTTATATGAACTACTTATTTCAGtagaaaattgtattagttatacatgactatgttatataaaatgtatctataaccTCTTGGATTACTGATGGTTTGCTACAatgagtaatataataaatattacgatcattttattaatttatagttagttgCTAGATATTTCAACTTTTGACTTCTAAGTATCTCTTAGATAGTGTCAGATCTAGGGCATTTAATACCTAGGATTTAGGGCTAGTTAAGATACTTAATTATGCACTTCTctaggaaaacatttttttttttttttaaacaagtaaatcaataattatattttataatatttttatattatctattgaaaCCTTgtcttgatataatattatagattgtaacatcttgatattttatttaaaaattaaatcttctaacattttttgcatttgttttgttttaagacaaatatattaaagaagATAGTAAGAATATAGTTATggtctatattttgtttttttttaagccaaCAGTGTTGATTCAATactgtattattgttgttggtATCAAGtgaatgttatttttgtataaatatttgtaatcaaatacatttaaattgctTGTAGGTTTACATCTTCACATAAATTTGAAAAACCAAATGATAAAAGAGCTTTGGAATTAATGAACAGATCTGCTGCAGCAGTTATGGAAGAATTCAGGGACGTGTCCTTAGCATATGGACAGAGTGatgaatatagttttatactcaGGAAAAATACAGATCTTTATAATAGACGGCAGTCAAAAATCATGACTGCAATTAACAGCATATTTTCTGCTTCATATGTGTACTATTGGAATACATATTTTGAagataaaaaacttttatatccACCATCATTTGACGCTCGAATTGTTTTATATCCAACTGATCAAAATTTACGCGATTACTTAAGTTGGCGTCAAGCAGATActcacattaataatttatacaacacaGCATTTTGGGGACTTATTTTAAAGAAAGGATTATCAAATAATGAGGTaccaattttaagtaaaatagaaacttaatatatttttttatagagtatgtaagtattaattttagatgTTTATTTCAGGCTGAAAAAATATTGAGTGGAACTGTGTCatcagaaaaaaatgaaatattatttaaagagtgtggaactaattataataatgagttaCCAATTTATAGAAAAGGTACAGTGTTAGTaagaaaaattgttaatttacctCCATCTAAATCCAAGAAACACGTCATATGTCCATTACATGTAGATATTATAGGTGATGATTTCTGGGAAGAATATGatgaaatattaagtttaaaggatctaaaattaaataaagactTTAAGACAGATGAAAGTTTTTACTTGGTAAAAcgttcttgaatatttttttttttacaaatatgaatttaatattttacataaatatgtataattatataatttttgagaataaaaaactgatatatgataattagttatttttaaattgttaatttagtacacattataatatggatttttaataatatacatcatcaCTTTCAATGAGCTTCTCCCACTTTTCCAGCAACACGCTTAAAATCGCCCATATTAGTTGTAGATATAGGCATTCCAATAATATCCAAACTATCTATTCTTGTTACTTCCTCATCAGTTTGattgtttataacaaatatcTGCAGATTATGGACGTTCTGGAATTTTACATACTTCAAGTTGACAATTTTACCATCTAATTCATCAGGTTTTAATTCAAGTTCTTGTGTAGCTAAATTACAAGTTGCCGCATCAAAATCTATAGTATTTGGctggttaataaataatttcaatgattTGGGTCCATTATCTTTAGGAGCtttaacctaaataataataaaaaaataattattatatttatagttacataAAACAATCAGTTATATCGGTCTAATAATGTGatctcataatattttatttgttactatctattattaatggttaactTACTTTGATAGAGTGCACTTTGACAGATTGTGTGAaggttaatgataaaataagttGCTGATCACAATCTGATTCAATATAGCCGCGGTTCTCAATAAGTGCCGATAGTGGATGGTCATCTGAATCATTAAGAGCCTCGCACTGATTTTTCATAATGAAAGAGTTAAGGTCCATCTGACCAGGTACTCCACAGTCTTCGCCAGAAGCGGCACATGCTGCATCATAAAGTTGTTTGATTTTTGATTCGACAGCTGTGATATCGGCACcctggatttttgccacttttacCTTATTGCGATACAGTATGAAAGTCGGCATAGCCGACACACCTTGACTGGCGGCTGTTTCCTGGCATTTGTCAACATCCACTTTAAGGAACACGGCACGGTCATACTTGTTTGAGAGTTCATCATAAAGAGGCGCGACACGTTTACATGGACCGCACCAGGTAGCTGAAAAATCTACAACGACCAGCTTCATGGCGTTTGCGTTTAATTCTTCTAGAAACTGGGCATCGAGCATAATTTCTTTGACGACCATTTTGACTGTTTAACACTGGCAACGTTAAGAATAAAGAAATATAgcaattaaatgttaattgaaCAATTTGGAATGATTAAggaaacgtaaaataatatattttagattatcgTGTAAAGCATACAGGCATGACACACATAACTGCAAGTTGTAATCACTACTTATTAATCAGGATTCAGGATGATGAAGATAAATTTTGTTAGATAAGTTCTGTAGGGTATATTCCATATTTTGCAGGTCAATAAACATTATCATAAACTAAAAAACAGTGTGATCTAATCATCGATAATAAATAAACCTTTTATTATCAGCTACtgcaatatactatttaatttattacaatagtttGGTCACAGAATAGTTAAATTCTAGTTTGGTGTTTGGAGAGTTATAACTTTAATCGTGGTTAAGactatacataaatagtaaataggtaagtacattgcggttattgatttgattttttttcgttgTATGTACGatgacatttttgtaattttgtttatgagtaaaataaaattgaaaatttaatatacctacagtcTCGCataagttgttattttttataatacataagtaatgttatttttgtttaagtttaaaattcacCAAAATGACGAAAATGCGGAAAATGTGTTAATGCATCACAGCTGCCCCGTATCACAACTTTTGTTATTCGGAAAAAAAAGCCCCGTACAaactaaataggtacattattcattattttattatgatttacataattaaatataattattacatttaactaTGTAACACTTCTTTAATCTTTAACATGTCTAAACGTATAGCCGCAATCTGCATTTAACATTATCGGTAATTGTCATTTgtagatacctacataattttaaaaaatgttgaaggataaaaatttaaaataattaaaaaatataaaataattgtcatttgtatataatttaaataatttttactgtaactcaaaaacgaatcattgtaaatactcgtaattaaaattttaaccagATGTTTATATtctcgttatttatttatgattaatttttcaaaatattttcactttttttaagctattttcggacaattgaaattttctatttttctaaatttttttttcttgaaatgccgataaaaaaaatttagctttccaaaaaatctttaaaatttaatacaaggtttattataagttgtacttatcgtagtaaaaaaaaaaaaatcaaaaattgttagtcacaatttttgtttataagcatttaaagtttaaatgttaacgaaatatatcaaaatcgcgaaaatttagaaagaattttgaagttgaaaattcgtaaatgtttatgatttataactaagattaaaaaacccaatacaaggttatccataagttttccttcaagtaactgtaaaaaaaaattttaccgtcaatatagaaaaaaatttatgagcatatgaaatttaattttttacgaattcgtgtaaaataacgatatattacaatttaaatataggttataaatttataatatattatatgttactaATTATTCTAGATTGACAAATAAACTCCATTCATAATCATATttcgtatacaaatatacaatgatacattgatacctgtcattgcacattaaaatttaacacatccattatagtgatctACTCTCCATTTCTACTATACAgtagagcgatacccacttgcagTTGcagttatagatatattaataagattacttaaataaatgtaatgactaataatgatatttattatttaattatgtaaatcataataaaataacgaataataatgtatttagctAGTACGGGgcttttttttcatagattCCAACTATTATAGCAGTAGCAGGGGTCGGCAACTGGCGGAAGGCAAAACTTTGGACCCTGTCAACACATTGTACTTACTTCATTATGTATAAAGATTTGAAAA includes:
- the LOC132919147 gene encoding transmembrane protein 134; translation: MSYSKRFSIDDAFEDEPIDDIKVYVSSLGNSPLQSPGQTKLTNYGGIENESISRTKKFEDTLSRDSDSLIYNSTAYSNQKNWCWHHPQVRENWRVVLAAVILLIIGTVLLSVAIIVQLTPNTNYHPIVFFIAGFICFIPGVYHVVYIYLAARGHPGYSFYNLSLFN
- the LOC132919109 gene encoding merlin, encoding MKEKMPPFKRKKTTGKSFPVKVCTLDAELEFNLELKATGRDLFDLVCRTIGLRETWYFGLQYEDSKGFIAWLKLDKKVQDQGIPQQTTMPFMFLAKFYPEEVAEELVQEVTQHLFFLQVNRAILAMDIYCPPEASVLLASYAVQAKYGDYDEGTYKPGMLASEELLPQRVIDQYQMTAEMWEERIKVWYADHRGMSRDEAEIEYLKIAQDLDMYGVNYFPISNKKDTDLWLGVTSLGLNIYEKENKLTPKTTFQWSEIRHVSFDDKKFTIKPVDKTSPNFVFFSHKVRMNKLILDLCIGNHDLFMRRRKPDSMEVQQMKTQAKEEKSRRQIERNKLAREKQLREIAEKEKSIMEQRLMQYQEEIRLANEALRRSEETADLLAEKSRVAEEEAMLLGQKASEAEHKITQFRLTALKTEEEKVSLERKTREAEQLTARLVDESERRAAEANKLKEELLRARVAEKQAKEKLLEFLSRNAYVNTSVSSLYSVSSSSVLDLPADLHALRLNANSPSLSLTHSTPPALVDHHLPAYDFIADNDMEQLSLEIEKERVQYLEKSKNLQDQLRDLKTEIEVLKVDEKQCELDMLHDEQVRLGENKYSTLKKVKCGSTKARVAYFEEL
- the LOC132919120 gene encoding probable tRNA(His) guanylyltransferase isoform X2: MHRVLHINTKKFSTSKAMAKSKYEYVRTFEFEDRCLQNCWIVVRLDGRSFHRFTSSHKFEKPNDKRALELMNRSAAAVMEEFRDVSLAYGQSDEYSFILRKNTDLYNRRQSKIMTAINSIFSASYVYYWNTYFEDKKLLYPPSFDARIVLYPTDQNLRDYLSWRQADTHINNLYNTAFWGLILKKGLSNNEAEKILSGTVSSEKNEILFKECGTNYNNELPIYRKGTVLVRKIVNLPPSKSKKHVICPLHVDIIGDDFWEEYDEILSLKDLKLNKDFKTDESFYLVKRS
- the LOC132919120 gene encoding probable tRNA(His) guanylyltransferase isoform X1 produces the protein MSLFTRKLKNLYEWHRVLHINTKKFSTSKAMAKSKYEYVRTFEFEDRCLQNCWIVVRLDGRSFHRFTSSHKFEKPNDKRALELMNRSAAAVMEEFRDVSLAYGQSDEYSFILRKNTDLYNRRQSKIMTAINSIFSASYVYYWNTYFEDKKLLYPPSFDARIVLYPTDQNLRDYLSWRQADTHINNLYNTAFWGLILKKGLSNNEAEKILSGTVSSEKNEILFKECGTNYNNELPIYRKGTVLVRKIVNLPPSKSKKHVICPLHVDIIGDDFWEEYDEILSLKDLKLNKDFKTDESFYLVKRS
- the LOC132919136 gene encoding thioredoxin-like protein 1, which encodes MVVKEIMLDAQFLEELNANAMKLVVVDFSATWCGPCKRVAPLYDELSNKYDRAVFLKVDVDKCQETAASQGVSAMPTFILYRNKVKVAKIQGADITAVESKIKQLYDAACAASGEDCGVPGQMDLNSFIMKNQCEALNDSDDHPLSALIENRGYIESDCDQQLILSLTFTQSVKVHSIKVKAPKDNGPKSLKLFINQPNTIDFDAATCNLATQELELKPDELDGKIVNLKYVKFQNVHNLQIFVINNQTDEEVTRIDSLDIIGMPISTTNMGDFKRVAGKVGEAH